Sequence from the Fundulus heteroclitus isolate FHET01 chromosome 7, MU-UCD_Fhet_4.1, whole genome shotgun sequence genome:
AATCAAACTCGTGATTCCACAAACACATCCTGTGGAtgggaaataaaagtaaataaaagagTCAGTGAATGCAGTCCCAGTGAGCCACAGCTTCCTCCGTGTTAAAGGGTTAGTTCGGATTCTTTAGGGGATGTTCAGCAAAACTTTGCATCGGCAATGTTTTCCATAACGTCATAGCACCGCGAGTTTGAAGAAGTGATGCAATCCTGAGGGTGGGAAGGCTCGCAGCTAGTCACAACACTTGCTGCCAAAATGTTGCTGTTGTTACATTTGAAAGCCCCCTGTTTTGCCAGATATTAGAAGTGTATAACAATTTGAATGGAACATTGCTGTTATTTAAAACCGTATTGCTTTAATCAGCGTGAAGAGTGGCACTCCTTTAGTTATTACAACAtgaatgtttctgtttgtttgttgttttagaaCAGACacatttgtctgttttgtatTAGCTATATGTATTAGCCttatttcagccagctgaccagcagtgtggTTAAaatgtagcctcgtgagaccaccctgatctcgcgagctttcaaggtttcactagcagatcagtctggctactctccgttaaagaaaatttggagccgttcaccaaacgaacgtccaatcagcgttggctttgaggcggatTAAGGTGTGAcacaacgggaagcgcgtcagttcagtctaaacaacatggcggcttcagccgatgaaactagcgttagcgtggctatcgagcaagttttatcggaattacagagtatttccctgctgagctaacgagcctttacctgcagcagcaagagtagcttggcttgtggttgtgttttcgtcgtcgctctgttacgagcgacgacgaatctgattggtttatttggcctgtctatcaccaacataggccaatcagctaaccaaataatttcgccccttcccaaaattacttcaacggaaggtttccagatggatatgcggagcaaatctatctggcggagtcaggtaagttaAAATGAGCTTTAATCCATcaatcagagtttttttttttgttttgttttttttacccttggTGCCGGCAACCAGCCTGGGCCAAGTCGACAGCCTCAACCTGAAAACTTTGGCAAGAAAAATTGGACTTTGAaggttaaaaagtgaaaaacggATCAAGTATCTCATGGGAACATGTAGAAGTTTAAGATTGACTAATAAGTCCCATAAATAGACACGTTTACAGTTTAGGATGCAATAAATTGTTCAAATCAGCTCTGTTTGGCTAGCTGTTGGTCCTCCATCACTCTCAGGGTTACCCCACTTTTCAGCCAACTCCCTGCAATATGACGTCTGTCTTCTTCAGATGATCCAAACTAATCTTTTAAAGTTGTAGCTAAAGCAGCAGATAAAACAGGCCAGCCTGTTTTTTCTCACAAACTTTCTGGaggtctctttttttctttcttttttttttttttttttttggtgtaatGTTGTGTCGACCCTCCTGCGACCTACTGTGTGCAACAGCATCATTCAGCAGGGCTTCACAGGTTGAATCCGAAACACAGccgtggaagaaaaaaaaaaaacagaagtcgACCCGTCTCGGGGCGCCGAAGCAGGCAGAACCCGGATTTCCTCACAGTAAAGTCAGGCAGAGACCAGCAAAGAGTCCCGCTCCGGCCGCTGTTACcgctgcttcttcttctgcttcaggGACTTCCTCCTCTTCACGATCATCTCGTACAGCTTGTCCATGCCCTCGTGCAGCCCCTCGCCTATGATGGCGCACGCGGGCTGGACGTGGTAGGCGGTGGAGGGCGTGAGCTCGTGCAGGGCCAGCTGCTTCTCGATGTCGGCCACCGGCAGGGACTTGGGCAGGTCCTGCTTGTTGGCGATGACCAGCAGCGGCGTGCCCTGGTTCTCCGCGAACTTGGTGACCTTGTGCAGCTCGGTCTTGGCCTCCTCCAGCCGGTCCACGTCCACCGAGTCCACCACGTAGATGATGCCGTCCGTGCAGCGGCTGTAGGACTTCCACAGGGGCCGCAGCTTCTCCTGCCCCCCCACGTCCCAGAAGTGACAGCTGATGCCCTTCGCCGTGCCGTTGCTCAGCCGGATCTTCTCCGTGTTGAAGCCGATCGTGGGCACCGTGTTGACGAATTCGTTGAATTTCAGTCTGTAGAGAACGGTGGTCTTGCCGGCGGAGTCCAAGCCCAGCATGACGATGTGAAGCGACTGGAAAGCAGAGATGTTGGAGAAGCTGTTCCCCATTCTGGCGTCTCttccctctcccccctccctcctgcaG
This genomic interval carries:
- the LOC105937943 gene encoding ADP-ribosylation factor-like protein 4C, whose product is MLARERNTNDRRPASEQGAPLPSPLLLLLLLLLLRATAEPINQPLTVCRPEEFYCPKPGINEPRLRFGTLLHFQFGEGGYKSSCRREGGEGRDARMGNSFSNISAFQSLHIVMLGLDSAGKTTVLYRLKFNEFVNTVPTIGFNTEKIRLSNGTAKGISCHFWDVGGQEKLRPLWKSYSRCTDGIIYVVDSVDVDRLEEAKTELHKVTKFAENQGTPLLVIANKQDLPKSLPVADIEKQLALHELTPSTAYHVQPACAIIGEGLHEGMDKLYEMIVKRRKSLKQKKKQR